A single window of Haliotis asinina isolate JCU_RB_2024 chromosome 5, JCU_Hal_asi_v2, whole genome shotgun sequence DNA harbors:
- the LOC137283792 gene encoding major royal jelly protein 3-like, translating into MFSLVILGLCLVNAFSQNVGQLSLVFQWKSLDFEWPGHRVKHEFIKNGSFVPENNIASRIKVYNGSVYVTVPRLKKGVASTLNVIIEKHGKAILRPFPSWSMQTIGDCSAIQYSHSMEIDPLTGWMWIIDTGIGLIADPTETICPPKLIIYHINHRRIVRTHVFPDHVASRSSLLNDIVLQRVDGKAVLAYISDSRQAHIVTYDFRSDKSFRFADSSMLAESPPSSVVHIGNKSYPQTAPVNGIAMAPDFRYVYYSALAGTSLYRIPTTVLSNPKGLFKRSVRKVGVKKSQSDGMTFGTKCMYYGGLSSNGVYQWDFMKDQNMAAGPDDITLTSQVLIAHDDQRMKWVDTLAFDNEGSLWFIANNAGSFLVETMNISRTNMFVWKLYLGENDYLGI; encoded by the coding sequence ATGTTCAGCTTGGTAATCCTTGGCCTGTGCCTTGTAAACGCTTTCAGTCAAAACGTTGGACAGTTGTCATTGGTGTTTCAGTGGAAGTCATTAGACTTTGAATGGCCAGGTCACAGGGTTAAACACGAGTTTATCAAGAATGGCAGCTTCGTTCCCGAAAATAACATAGCCAGTCGGATAAAGGTGTACAATGGAAGTGTGTACGTCACAGTTCCTAGACTGAAGAAAGGTGTTGCATCAACGCTGAACGTCATCATTGAGAAACACGGGAAGGCAATCCTCCGACCTTTCCCAAGCTGGTCTATGCAGACTATTGGGGACTGTTCCGCCATCCAGTACTCTCATAGTATGGAGATCGACCCCTTGACGGGATGGATGTGGATCATAGACACAGGAATTGGATTAATCGCTGATCCCACAGAGACGATCTGCCCTCCTAAATTGATCATCTACCACATAAATCATAGACGTATAGTCCGCACCCATGTTTTCCCTGATCATGTTGCATCTAGGTCCTCCCTCCTGAACGACATCGTCCTCCAAAGAGTGGATGGTAAAGCCGTCCTTGCGTATATCAGTGATAGCAGACAAGCACATATAGTGACCTACGACTTCCGGTCTGATAAATCGTTTCGTTTCGCTGACAGCAGCATGTTAGCAGAATCCCCACCTTCTTCTGTTGTTCATATCGGTAATAAGTCCTACCCACAAACAGCACCAGTAAATGGCATTGCCATGGCGCCAGACTTCAGGTACGTGTATTACTCTGCTCTAGCAGGCACTAGCTTGTACCGAATACCCACAACCGTTCTCTCCAACCCCAAGGGGTTGTTCAAGCGATCTGTTCGTAAGGTCGGAGTGAAGAAATCTCAGTCTGATGGTATGACATTTGGgacaaaatgtatgtattaCGGTGGCTTGAGTTCCAATGGTGTGTACCAGTGGGATTTCATGAAGGATCAGAACATGGCGGCCGGACCGGATGACATAACTTTGACCTCTCAGGTTCTTATTGCTCACGATGACCAGCGGATGAAATGGGTGGACACCTTAGCTTTCGACAACGAAGGTTCACTCTGGTTCATAGCTAATAATGCAGGAAGCTTCTTGGTTGAAACGATGAACATCTCCCGTACTAACATGTTTGTATGGAAACTGTATTTGGGTGAAAATGACTATCTCGGAATCTAA
- the LOC137283790 gene encoding major royal jelly protein 1-like → MFSLVILGLCLVNTFGQNVGHLSLEYHLDSIEYEWPSESIKQEFIKNGSFVLQNNIITGIKVYNGSVYVTVPRWKKGVASTLNVITEKDGKPVLRPFPSWTMQTIGDCSAIQYSQSMEIDPLTGWMWIIDTGIGLIADPTETICPPKLIIYDINHRRMVRTHVFPDDVASRYFFLNDIVLHRVGGKAVLAYISDSRQAHIVTYDFRSDKSFSFADSSMLAESPPSSVVHIGNRSYPQTTPIDGIAISPDFRYVYYSPLAGTSLYRIPTVVLSNPKGLFKQSVRKVGVKKSQSDGMAFGKQFMYYSALSSNGVYQWDFKKDQNTAAGPDDITLTSQVLIAHDDQRMKWVDTLAFDNEGSLWFTVNDLVSFMGQTMNFSRPNMFIWKLYLGDNGYLGTD, encoded by the coding sequence ATGTTTAGCTTGGTAATCCTTGGTCTGTGCCTTGTAAACACTTTCGGTCAAAACGTTGGACATTTGTCACTGGAGTATCATCTTGATTCGATAGAGTATGAATGGCCGAGTGAGAGCATTAAACAGGAGTTTATCAAGAATGGCAGCTTCGTTCTCCAAAATAACATCATTACCGGGATCAAAGTGTACAATGGAAGTGTGTACGTCACAGTTCCCAGATGGAAGAAAGGTGTTGCATCAACGCTGAATGTCATCACTGAGAAAGACGGGAAGCCAGTCCTCCGACCATTCCCCAGCTGGACGATGCAGACTATTGGGGACTGCTCCGCCATCCAGTACTCCCAGAGCATGGAGATCGACCCATTAACGGGATGGATGTGGATCATAGACACTGGAATTGGATTAATCGCTGATCCCACAGAGACGATCTGCCCTCCTAAACTGATCATCTACGACATTAATCATAGACGTATGGTCCGCACCCATGTTTTCCCTGATGATGTTGCATCCAGGTATTTCTTCCTGAACGACATCGTCCTGCACAGAGTGGGTGGTAAAGCCGTCCTTGCGTATATCAGTGACAGCAGACAAGCACATATAGTGACCTACGACTTCCGGTCTGATAAATCGTTCAGTTTTGCTGACAGCAGCATGTTAGCAGAATCCCCACCATCTTCTGTTGTTCATATTGGCAACAGGTCCTACCCTCAAACAACCCCGATTGATGGTATTGCCATATCGCCAGACTTCCGGTACGTGTATTACTCTCCTCTAGCAGGCACGAGCTTGTACCGAATACCGACAGTCGTTCTCTCCAACCCTAAGGGACTGTTCAAGCAATCTGTTCGTAAGGTCGGAGTGAAGAAATCTCAGTCTGATGGTATGGCATTTGGGAAGCAGTTCATGTATTACAGCGCTCTTAGTTCCAATGGTGTGTATCAGTGGGATTTCAAGAAGGATCAGAACACGGCGGCCGGACCGGATGACATAACTTTGACCTCTCAGGTTCTTATTGCTCACGATGACCAGCGGATGAAATGGGTGGACACCTTAGCTTTCGACAACGAAGGTTCACTCTGGTTCACAGTGAATGATCTGGTAAGCTTCATGGGTCAAACGATGAACTTCTCCAGGCCTAATATGTTCATATGGAAGCTGTATTTGGGAGACAATGGGTACCTGGGTACCGACTGA